One region of Armigeres subalbatus isolate Guangzhou_Male chromosome 3, GZ_Asu_2, whole genome shotgun sequence genomic DNA includes:
- the LOC134227259 gene encoding NEDD8 ultimate buster 1-like isoform X1, with product MTSELEDESYVIQIRAKLNQQKVKLWELPYYNAATTESSISEMEKLAIDYHEELNISVKDCLQAIKKLQQNALDKLKSKTEFTQTGLATLKIRTPMMHDANNKLFDVKIKIASKAQDLADIVAKRLTIDALRIKLVCAGKLLNPSKTLSEQNVPNGATVMALVMMQSVDAAQKENGLYDRVHKIRTDAELLINDNDQSDFLSLEDQDGNAIHLPKTEKKSLLMALTLYEKGKVALRKDNFEEALLLFLEADNDFRSCNSQLLTVVDNYALLNLDIVWCYLCLKNINQLPDAEQRLRLCGEKFQQSYGENMHRAATIRGTQRCSEKALLLRLHLLKAVLYFHQNKREEARVMFQVVETELQSLKVDDASLTTLLEFGFELSESRIALRATSNNVEAAIDFINNRREMLTANEKKSKREKTLYKKIGFEHADEVHINVDLVDQLVEMGYSESLAAMALKKSKNNILDALNELQNNHDQLKTELTNSLTPSEDLIDKLIDLGFHKEAAVTALRQTINNFEEAVEFLVAAQNNNSYDSLLTEQESLNAPLPTSTETVGTVPSGSEQPAGPSRKRAKNDRNNAKKEMMDILYKSFSKDMKTNSDTYLDLSLVEEAAVLDEYKKLLNM from the exons ATGACTAGTGAATTGGAGGACGAAAGTTACGTGATTCAAATCCGTGCCAAACTCAATCAACAGAAGGTAAAACTTTGGGAGCTTCCGTATTACAATGCTGCAACCACAGAAAGTTCTATTTCCGAAATGGAG AAACTGGCTATAGATTATCATGAAGAATTGAATATATCAGTGAAGGACTGCCTGCAAGCTATCAAAAAATTACAACAAAATGCATTGGATAAGCTAAAGAGTAAAACCGAATTTACACAAACTGGCCTGGCAACGTTGAAAATTAGGACACCCATGATGCATGATGCCAATAATAAACTGTTCGATGTGAAGATTAAAATCGCCTCGAAAGCACAGGACCTTGCTGATATTGTTGCGAAAAGATTAACAATCGATGCCCTCAG aataaagttaGTTTGTGCAGGAAAACTGCTGAACCCTAGTAAAACCCTTTCGGAGCAAAATGTTCCAAACGGGGCCACCGTTATGGCATTGGTAATGATGCAAAGCGTTGATGCCGCCCAGAAAGAAAATGGTTTATATGATCGTGTACACAAAATTAGGACCGATGCTGAACTGCTTATCAACGATAATGATCAATCGGATTTTCTCAGT TTGGAAGATCAAGACGGAAATGCAATTCATCTTCCCAAGACTGAGAAAAAATCCCTTTTGATGGCGCTAActttgtatgagaaaggaaaagTAGCGCTAAGGAAGGATAATTTTGAAGAAGCACTTCTATTATTTCTAGAAGCTGATAATGATTTTCGGTCTTGCAACTCCCAGCTACTGACAGTGGTCGACAACTATGCTCTTCTGAATTTGGACATAGTTTGGTGTTATCTTTGCCTTAAG AACATTAACCAACTACCTGACGCCGAACAGCGATTACGATTATGCGGGGAGAAATTTCAGCAAAGCTACGGGGAGAATATGCATCGAGCCGCAACAATCAGAGGAACCCAGCGATGCAGTGAGAAGGCTTTATTACTTAGACTACATTTATTGAAAGCGGTCCTGTATTTCCACCAAAACAAACGAGAAGAGGCTAGGGTAATGTTTCAAGTGGTAGAAACCGAACTTCAGAGTCTGAAAGTTGATGATGCTTCGTTAACCACTTTACTCGAATTCGGATTTGAGCTGTCCGAGTCTCGAATAGCTCTGAGAGCAACGTCGAATAATGTAGAAGCTGCCATCGACTTCATAAACAATAGGAGAGAAATGTTAACTGCAAACGAGAAAAAGTCTAAACGGGAGAAGACGTTGTATAAAAAAATTGGTTTCGAGCATGCTGATGAAGTCCACATAaacgttgatttggttgatcaGCTTGTTGAAATGGGCTATTCTGAATCGTTGGCTGCCATGGCTTTGAAGAAGTCTAAAAATAATATCTTGGACGCTCTAAACGAACTTCAAAATAATCATGATCAGCTGAAAACCGAACTTACGAATAGCCTCACCCCGTCCGAGGATCTCATCGACAAACTTATTGATTTAGGGTTTCACAAGGAAGCAGCAGTGACAGCTCTTCGCCAAACTATCAACAACTTTGAAGAGGCCGTTGAGTTTCTCGTAGCAGCACAAAACAACAACAGTTACGACAGTTTGCTAACCGAGCAGGAATCGCTGAATGCTCCACTTCCAACAAGCACAGAGACGGTTGGTACGGTACCATCCGGATCAGAACAACCAGCAGGACCGTCTCGTAAAAGGGCCAAGAACGATAGGAATAACGCAAAGAAGGAAATGATGGACATTTTGTACAAAAGCTTCTCCAAGGACATGAAGACTAACAGTGATACTTATCTGGATCTATCTTTGGTCGAGGAAGCAGCTGTTTTGGATGAATACAAGAAGTTGCTGAACATGTAG
- the LOC134227259 gene encoding NEDD8 ultimate buster 1-like isoform X2 has protein sequence MTSELEDESYVIQIRAKLNQQKKLAIDYHEELNISVKDCLQAIKKLQQNALDKLKSKTEFTQTGLATLKIRTPMMHDANNKLFDVKIKIASKAQDLADIVAKRLTIDALRIKLVCAGKLLNPSKTLSEQNVPNGATVMALVMMQSVDAAQKENGLYDRVHKIRTDAELLINDNDQSDFLSLEDQDGNAIHLPKTEKKSLLMALTLYEKGKVALRKDNFEEALLLFLEADNDFRSCNSQLLTVVDNYALLNLDIVWCYLCLKNINQLPDAEQRLRLCGEKFQQSYGENMHRAATIRGTQRCSEKALLLRLHLLKAVLYFHQNKREEARVMFQVVETELQSLKVDDASLTTLLEFGFELSESRIALRATSNNVEAAIDFINNRREMLTANEKKSKREKTLYKKIGFEHADEVHINVDLVDQLVEMGYSESLAAMALKKSKNNILDALNELQNNHDQLKTELTNSLTPSEDLIDKLIDLGFHKEAAVTALRQTINNFEEAVEFLVAAQNNNSYDSLLTEQESLNAPLPTSTETVGTVPSGSEQPAGPSRKRAKNDRNNAKKEMMDILYKSFSKDMKTNSDTYLDLSLVEEAAVLDEYKKLLNM, from the exons ATGACTAGTGAATTGGAGGACGAAAGTTACGTGATTCAAATCCGTGCCAAACTCAATCAACAGAAG AAACTGGCTATAGATTATCATGAAGAATTGAATATATCAGTGAAGGACTGCCTGCAAGCTATCAAAAAATTACAACAAAATGCATTGGATAAGCTAAAGAGTAAAACCGAATTTACACAAACTGGCCTGGCAACGTTGAAAATTAGGACACCCATGATGCATGATGCCAATAATAAACTGTTCGATGTGAAGATTAAAATCGCCTCGAAAGCACAGGACCTTGCTGATATTGTTGCGAAAAGATTAACAATCGATGCCCTCAG aataaagttaGTTTGTGCAGGAAAACTGCTGAACCCTAGTAAAACCCTTTCGGAGCAAAATGTTCCAAACGGGGCCACCGTTATGGCATTGGTAATGATGCAAAGCGTTGATGCCGCCCAGAAAGAAAATGGTTTATATGATCGTGTACACAAAATTAGGACCGATGCTGAACTGCTTATCAACGATAATGATCAATCGGATTTTCTCAGT TTGGAAGATCAAGACGGAAATGCAATTCATCTTCCCAAGACTGAGAAAAAATCCCTTTTGATGGCGCTAActttgtatgagaaaggaaaagTAGCGCTAAGGAAGGATAATTTTGAAGAAGCACTTCTATTATTTCTAGAAGCTGATAATGATTTTCGGTCTTGCAACTCCCAGCTACTGACAGTGGTCGACAACTATGCTCTTCTGAATTTGGACATAGTTTGGTGTTATCTTTGCCTTAAG AACATTAACCAACTACCTGACGCCGAACAGCGATTACGATTATGCGGGGAGAAATTTCAGCAAAGCTACGGGGAGAATATGCATCGAGCCGCAACAATCAGAGGAACCCAGCGATGCAGTGAGAAGGCTTTATTACTTAGACTACATTTATTGAAAGCGGTCCTGTATTTCCACCAAAACAAACGAGAAGAGGCTAGGGTAATGTTTCAAGTGGTAGAAACCGAACTTCAGAGTCTGAAAGTTGATGATGCTTCGTTAACCACTTTACTCGAATTCGGATTTGAGCTGTCCGAGTCTCGAATAGCTCTGAGAGCAACGTCGAATAATGTAGAAGCTGCCATCGACTTCATAAACAATAGGAGAGAAATGTTAACTGCAAACGAGAAAAAGTCTAAACGGGAGAAGACGTTGTATAAAAAAATTGGTTTCGAGCATGCTGATGAAGTCCACATAaacgttgatttggttgatcaGCTTGTTGAAATGGGCTATTCTGAATCGTTGGCTGCCATGGCTTTGAAGAAGTCTAAAAATAATATCTTGGACGCTCTAAACGAACTTCAAAATAATCATGATCAGCTGAAAACCGAACTTACGAATAGCCTCACCCCGTCCGAGGATCTCATCGACAAACTTATTGATTTAGGGTTTCACAAGGAAGCAGCAGTGACAGCTCTTCGCCAAACTATCAACAACTTTGAAGAGGCCGTTGAGTTTCTCGTAGCAGCACAAAACAACAACAGTTACGACAGTTTGCTAACCGAGCAGGAATCGCTGAATGCTCCACTTCCAACAAGCACAGAGACGGTTGGTACGGTACCATCCGGATCAGAACAACCAGCAGGACCGTCTCGTAAAAGGGCCAAGAACGATAGGAATAACGCAAAGAAGGAAATGATGGACATTTTGTACAAAAGCTTCTCCAAGGACATGAAGACTAACAGTGATACTTATCTGGATCTATCTTTGGTCGAGGAAGCAGCTGTTTTGGATGAATACAAGAAGTTGCTGAACATGTAG